The sequence ttcaaatctttataatttaagaagtcttcttttttccctttgaaaGTAACATTCCATCCTCTGACTTTTCATAGAATTGTATTGTGTTGTCTGCTTTATATTTTCAgccaaaatatactttttgttttgataattagattcaatattaaaaattcatggtgtttgtatattttatcttctctggatacatttaaaaaaaatgtttatttaattgattgagttttctttggtatttttagaagtaaattaaaaattttgagtaataagatgtatttgaaaatagCTAGATTATTTATGTTCCAGAAGGAAAACAAGGACAAATTATGTATGGTCGTATTATGTATCCCACCCCCATGCATAATCTTCTCAAGTTTCAATTCAGCTTACTGTTTTGTTCAGTCGTAACTTTAGTTAAAAGGGATTCATTGATTtaagttgcataaaaaaaaatgcttaatgttTTGAAGTGTAaagaagtaatataaaattacttctctTTAAATCTAGGAAATCTGTTGCAAAACTTATTTGCTATTGTAATTAATATGAGGGAAAAAGTGCTTGTTTCTGGTTGGATAGACAAGGCACTAGTTTTTGACTGGTTTAAAGAGCATTAAAAATAGATTGATGATGATATATATCTTGACAAACCAGTTGTGGTTTTTTTGGGGGGTGGGTGGGGTGGATTGTGTTTATTGATTGGTTACATGATTATCAACCGTACACTATTCTGGATGACCAAAATTGCATGGATACATGGATGAGAAATTCCCTTACAACAAAGTTGGTTCTTGCCTCATGAGTGTATAATGGCTTGAGGCTGAGTTACTTTCATTTGTTAATGAATTGCATCTCTTGCTGGTGGAGTTGGGCAATATCTTTCTATGGCCCTTTGATTTTAATCCCATATTCAGTGTTCTGACAACAGTCTTTCAGATTATCCCAGGTACCAAGGGAAGCTAAAGAAACTCTGTATATGTACCTGATGGTAAAACAGTCAATGTGTATTACTACACAGTTGACTTTAACATTCTACATAATTGTTTCATCAGGATAATATCTATCTGTTGTAGTGTCTATCAAAATGGTTTTTGGTCAAACATGGAAACTGTGTAGTTgaataatttatgctttttatcttttgtgattttttttatatatatttctcatgaTCAAGTCATTGCTATGTGGAACTAGATTTCAGACTGGAGATGTAATGTAAGCAAAAGCAAGGAAGTTGGTTTAACACTTTTTCATTAATAGCCTGAGGCagagtttcaaaaaattcaattgaaataatgTAATGTTCAAGAAAAGTATATAGAAGACGATAAAatcataattgtaaaaattaagaataaaaatttttatttcatcaatataattattcttttagcCATGCCTTGTATTGTCATGAATTACTGATACCGTAAAATGCATATTATACTAAAGAAATTTGTCACTTTTATCTATGTTGttaaaactttgaataatataaatattgcatgGTCTTTGGCATGGCCATGTAcatgatattattttatgttccttataatgattttataaattaggttatttaaatatactaacattaaaaatttttactaatttcatttttttttctagaactcTTTGCATATTGAAAATTTGGTTGAATTGTTATCTGTATTCAAAAGTTCTGCTGTAAGTCGTCATTCTAAGCCATGGAATAATTTTGCCGCACGGATACAtgaacttatttttaatgaatcttcagGAGCCATTACTCAAGATACTGCTACTGAATATTGTACAaagaatataactaaaattttagaagtcaacATAAATGAAGCTCCTGGTAAGAATTTTCAAACAGTATCAGTTTATAAGTTCAcacttttgtttatttacataACTTACTCTGACCTGCTATATGGGGTGTAagatttactttgaattttattttaaggtagTAGCAATGCTAGCTTCAAAATCTGGTCTGACATCTTATTTTCCTGTGTTGTGTTGTGGAAGAGTTTGAATCGTTACAGGGTTGCCATGCCACTGGTAGAACCTGGAAAAcattgagaattaaaaaattgatagaaaaactAGTAAAATGCaggggaatttgaaaattttcatataaacaagGAAAATGCCGGGAATTTAAGttccttagttatttttttatcaactaaaaAAATCCAATCTCCAAAGATTGCAATTAATCATAGTCATAGCTtctgaaaacaaaacaatacTTTTCGTGATTGTGTAATGCAGGAACTCATCCCTTCTCTACTTTCTCCCCCTTTTTTCTTTATAGATCATTCCAGTTTCAATTTGcgagacagttttttttttcaatgagatTCCTGAATTACAGCTAATGAACACGCACAAGACTTCTCTAACTACTTGAAAGAATAGAATGAATTTCTTTGTTGAGAACATTAAATATGCCGAAGCAGAGCAATGGTGTTTAGTCTACCATACTcaagtttattgaatggtttgtttattatttgcaaaactgtgaaattattcaaagtagtttagagaattatttttaaacaatgaggTGTTCAAAACAATGAGGTTTGGAGGAACAATGAGGTAAACAATGAGGTTTAAAACAAattggatggataaaaaaaatcaaatttgattttgctgaatgggttTCTAGGAGTTCCTCAAAATTCATAACAAGACTGTCTGCCAGCTAAAAAGAATCATCACTGATTTTGAACTTAGTATTTAAAaggaatacatgaaaaaaatgacaTGTCATTTTCGAAAATGTCAAAGtccaaaaataaaccaatttcaaactttttagttaaagaacaaaaatttaaagctgaatttttatgagcattaaaacttgttttgtcacatttgttatttaatacatttaatgatatatcagaaacattttcacatatgttcactgaaagtgaaatagctaaaaaaaatgtacattaggcCACTCAGAAATGTtgtgtggtggtaacatcataagccagataacaacttccggagaagagtgtacatttctgtctagtggctttgttactcggctatgtaCCTTAACtttgcgagttcgaatctcaaacttgcacattggtgaccctggttctgaactaccgcatccttcattcagctgttgtggctccatctaccggtaggaaccactcacacacgctcgctgtcgcccgccataacgcttggcgcgataacaacgttcatcgctcgccataactggcgcgataaactctaccgactcactggtgggggactattgtggtggtaacatcataagccagataacaacttccggagaagagtgtacacttctgtttagtggctttgttactcggctatgaaccctaacgttgcgagttcgaatctcgaacTTGCACAGTTGTACCTTATTTGTTGAGGATTATCTCCAAGAAACTGATAGCTGAAAAATCTacagaaattgatgcccaaatacatAAATTGGCAgaattggataaataaaaaagtaatattgctttgtaatgttttttttttttttttaataatcattaaacgATTTGTATCTTGATAACCAAAATGACCaaagtccttaattttgtgtgactgaCAGTTAAAGAGTTTGAGAGGTAATATATCCCCCCCTTCCCCCTTAATTTTGTCtttctaaattctaaataaaaaaagagatttttttttttttttgtatgtaaatatcaattttcttttaatatgctattatttcaaattaggtcaaattgttgcttcctttcctttctttttccactccctaaaatcatattgcattataactagcacataagtgttatttttgaatttccttgtatcttgaatatatatacaGGGGGGGGAaagggaaaacacagggaatttatTTCCAGTTTTGAGCGGCAATCCTGTGTTAGTTAGATTTGTatgataaatctatatttttttacaagttaaaaataaaactttttgtttataaattaatttcttttatttatgattgatgtttttttttttctgtaacgaataattatttagtagtaaaactgattatatttagattctgataaattaaaatggaaatctaaatttttattatgtagtctttttgtttttaaagctcTGTCAGTTAGAATATAGGTTACAAAATGAAATGGAGGGCACACTATtacaattcaattatttcaaacaaactgtttttaaaatgtaaattttattagtCGTAATAACTCTGTTATTTTcctataaagatttttaattaaaaatatgaattaaaacacttaatttagttaatttttccaaaactttttctccATATATGTCTGTATGcagtatttcttttcattattggCAGTTTTCctttattactatattttgtttcaaacttaAAGAACAGCAACAATAAAAAAGGATGGTCTTAGTGTCTGCAGAACAAATAAAAGCTGTAGTGTCTATATCCCCCCCTAATTACAGTTATTCAATTGtatatgtaaatttatgaaaggtagtattttattttaatcctgtttattaaaatatgctgaatcattaaatatctgtATTgcttaattcaaatgaattttaataaaaatccaatcttgatgaaaattttattattatgtaacaCTGTATTCTGATAGTGAAGTGGACAGTGTTACAATGTCCATCACCACCAAGAGCATTAAATACTGGAAATGCATGCTACTCACAATTACAAATACAGTAACTCCCGAGTATCCGACCTAATGTGACAAGTGGACTGGCCGGATTACAAAAAAGCCAAaaaggccggagttctatgaactcatttcttagTCCAccaataaaagaaacaaagtttttaatcATTCATCTCTGACTGTAACTAGTTACCAGTTTAAGTGGCCTATTTACTAGTTTAAGTGTTAATGCCACAAAAATAAAGCTTACTTAATGTCTTTATGCTTACCTTTCAGCATGATTTTTCTTACTATTATTCCACTTTCACTAGCTTGTACAACACACCATTTTTCAACTTCTGCTTGCTTTTTTTTCAGTTCCACAATGAACTTTTCCCAACTCCTAAATCCAAAGCTATATTTTTTGCTGTTACACCAGAATCTAGTCGTTGTATAGTATCATAATTTTCTCCTTTATAGTCACTacaatttttttcgtttattaacCATTTTGAAATCACACTGTGgtcagttaaaaaaacatttgagcaTATCCCAAGAGCAATTTACAAATATGTACGATTATAATcagaaacagcaacaacaactGAGGTCCATTACACACTGTCTAAACAATGAACAACAAGCAGAATGCTACTTTGTTCCTgacacaacttgtattttgcgcATGACATGGAGGAGGATCGTAGGACATCTACTTCCAATGCCTTGACAATGTTGCCAATGCGATGCCTTGCCTTGCCTTGCCTtcccttcctcatttaattatgataaaagaaagcTAGTCCAGATAGTACAGAAGCTGGTTAGTCGTGAACCGGATACTTGAGAGTGTACtgcatataatttgaattatattcaatatttatgagGGTGGGTAGAAACGTTTCTGACCTAAcccggaaaaaaaaatctgtttcatgattgctttatttttcaacatagtcCCCTTCCAAAGATATATACTTGCTCCAGCGATGCGGCAATGCTTGGATCCCCTCTCTGTAAGAACTTTCTTCTAAGGCTTCAAAGTAGGCAGTCGTCACTGTGATGACTTCAGTGTCAGAACAGAATTTCCTTTCAGCCAGAATTTTTTTCAGGTTGTGGAAGAGGCTGTAGTCTGTGGGAGCTATATCAGGAGAATAGGTTATATGAGGGAGAATTTCAAGCTTCAGTTCATGAAGTTTTGCTATCACAATGACAGCCTTGTGGACAAGAGCATTGTCCTAATGAAACATGACTTTCTTCTTGGCCAAACCTGagcttttttctttgattttggaatGCAATTTATCCAAAAGATTAGCTTAATATTCAGCATTGATGGTCCTGCTTTTTCTAGATTGTCCGATACTAAAATTCCCTTAACATCTAAAAAAACTGTTGCCATAAACTTTTCAGCAGATggcttacttttttttctttttttttacgttgATTCTTTCTTTGCTGTCTAACATTTTGATTGCTGCTTGGTTTCTGGAGTATAGTGATGGATCCATGTCTCATACAGTGTCATAAaacactgcaaaaaaaaaaaaaaaaaactggctttTTTTAATTGTACAGCTCCAAGCATTGTTTCGATATTGTCATGCCCTGCAGTTTTTGATCCAAAGTCAACAAACGTTCACCCATCGAAAGTCAAACCCATCTTGCTGACAATTTTCTCATATCCAAAATATTGGTTTAAATATGATGCGGTTGTTCTTTGGATATACTTAAAGACTTGACAACCTCTGTCAATTTCAGTCAGTAATCCTTCATAATGTTTCTGTGAACTTTTCTAATGATTTCATCTGTAGTGGCTGATTCTGGTCTTACGGAATGCTCCACACCCAGAATGCTTGTACGACCACATTTAAAATCTGAAACCCATGTTTAGGAGTTTGAATGATTAACAGATTCCCCCAATGTAGCATCTAGCtcagttttaatatttgtgtttGTTCTGTGTTTGAACTTGAGTGTTATGATTGAGAATCTGCAACACACTGCATACGTTTACGCTTTCTTCGTTCCTGTTGTAAAGCTATTTTATGTTCATGTTTAATTCGATTAgcttctgattttaaattttcatcacttGTTTTTGTTGATTGAAGGTTTTGTTCCAGCCTATGTTTGCACTTtcgttctcttttttttttttttctttccaaggCTTCATCGGGAGAAAGCTTAGGATGCCCcgtttatgatttattcattgcctatgcgatttcgagcttcaacccccccccccccccaaccaaaacaacatcatgtcctTTTTCCGTTCTCGTTTCCGTTTTTCGGCTTCTAATAAAGTAAGTGACATAAATGTAGTATCGTTCGATAGGGGGCATTGAGAGAGTGTATCGATGTCAGCCATAAagagaatttttgcaaaaatgagGTCGAAAACCTCGtacgaaaattcaaatttttacaactttggAAGCCCATAACTCTCGGATCATTCGGAGTAGCAACGTGAAACTCATATTGTTACGGGCTTTTCGGCGAGTACTATCCAACGATACGAGCAAATACAATGTATTCGAGACCCGATCGAGGACCCTACTGAGAGGAGTGTTTCGGTAAAAATGTCCTCTATGTTGCATAGAAACCGAGATATAGCAACTTCCGTTCCAACCGGAAGGTGACGTCATTGACATCCCGAGACCCATAGGAATTATGGTATCGAATCGACAATGATTTGACCAATGTTAAGCAAAATGcatactgcgcatgcgcaatggatccaaaatttttGGGGGACTTCGAGGAACCCCGAGAGTACTTGTAAGTGAAAAGTccatgtctctaacatatgtagtttaTGAGATATAATGAAAACCATCTGtgcatgcgcagtagatgactccatgggGGAGGGGTCTTCTATAGTCTCATAGGATTACTATGGTTAGAACCCATTGTCTCTAACATatatagtttacgagatataactgCACAGTAGATGACACCATGTGGGTCTTCTATAGCCtgtaggattactatggtgaaaaccccatgtctcgaacagcaggtcaaccttttcaaaacgcatctgctttcgaaaaagcatacataataataatgcaatactggtaaaagcaggtgaaacaaatgaagatgaatattgccatttatgctttattcattgcctacgcgattttgaacttcaattattcaaaaccccgtaacaaaaacaaaatcaatttctcacatgataacaacCAAAGGCCAATCCTTCAAATATGCAAGAAATAATGAACAGAAATGACACTCTGAGGTACTTTAGTCAAAATAACTCTGGGAGCGCCACCTCTAGATGAGACTGGAAACTTTTCATTCCACCTTTGTATGTAACAGatcaaatatcattttatgaATGTTTGCTTGATACTGTAGCATATCTTGATAccacaaaattaaagaaaaatcatgtaATTCTATGCTCATACTTTCCTACTTCGAAACTTTTCATGTAACTCAAATAATGCGTAAATGAATATGCAACTTGATTTCATGAACagggtttttaaatatttcatttttagtactTAAAGCACTTATTCCTTCCCCCCTCTGAATATAAGGATGTTATTTAAGGTTTTATCCCTTTTGTATTTCATCATCCTTTCTAGTGTTTTTATTTAAGTTCATGAAAATGCCTatttatttcagctatttttcATTGAGCTGGAAATTCAAgcttataattttcttattatcagACAGTCTTGACTTTCAATTATTGTCCGTAAGGAATTCAAATTCCTACTATGAGAGTGCATGTGTATCAGAGCTAGTACgcatttcttagaaaataaatgcatctataAAAATCAGCATTAGTTTGAtacatatttttgcaaatatgcaAAGAGCTAtacatatttttgcaaatatgcaAAGAGCTAtacatatttttgcaaatatgcaAAGAGCTAtacatatttttgcaaatatgcaAAGAGCTAtacatatttttgcaaatatgcaAAGAGCTAtacatatttttgcaaatatgcaAAGAGGTATACTTTCAGATCCAAAGAATGTCTTTATTTGCATGCTTTGAACCAAAGGAATTTCTTTTCTCTTAGAAAAGGGATATTATCTTAATGAaagagtattaaattattttgcctGTAGTTTAATcccttaaatgttaaattttctttattctatgttaaattttctttctttataatatttagaataaagaaataattatattttctttattctaaaattcaatattttagaaatctattGACATTTGATCCAAGAGCATACAAAGTGTTGAATATGTATATAGATGTatgtagatatatttaaatttataccaaaataatTTGAGTATTTAATGGAAATcacttctaatatttattatacttgctttctattgaagttttaaaatccaTCACTACGAATATAGAAAATaagatacaatatttataatttaaaatttttttgtttcactaTGAATTCTGAGTTACTAAATctgtataacatattttattataaataataaatgttcttgttctgtttcattttatgaaacaagatccattagaaattatattgcaaaaatattatgttcttaagagttttatttatcaaagaagaaagaaaaaaaaaagacatagtcatgtttaaaaaaagacaactgaaagttattttcaattaaattttgtgatttctattttattattttggtaatggaatttttaaaaaagtcatgaaaattattctgatttgcatgtatgaaattttgtatgattgtatgattttttttaaaaagtaagtaatgTTTAATTGCTCACACTGCTATCCCTTTCCATTTTTTAGTATTCCAAAAAttcaattctaataattataaaaatgtttagtttttaataattactagtcttaaagctaatatttttttaattaatagatgcTGATGTTGAGGAAGTGGAACTGGAAAAAATGGCTAGAATGCTGATGTTGTTTGCTGATGCTTCCGTTATATCAGTTGAAAGTACACAAGACAAGTTACACTGGAATTCTATATTAAATCCAGTTATTTCAATTATACAATTTGCTTCAAATAGGCCATACATGCATAGTAAGAAATTTCTAAGTTCTGTAAAATTAATCACTCTTTTGATCAAAGAAAGTCATGGCTGTGATAAAATCGAATTAGATCCTCATACAACTAACATAATTGGAAGTCTGAATCAAAGTCctgaaataattgaattcttaTATCAAAGGTTATTCATGAACATTTACAACAACAGTTGTATCTCACAAAGTtacattctttttgaattttttgacacaATAATTGCTGAGTCTAGACTGAATGGTTTGTTCTTATCCATCATTCCACAGATGATGAAAAAAGTTGAAgatattttagaagataaaacacaaagaagaaatttacttttttctttatggAAGATTTTAGTGAGTCTTGTAAATAGTGGATTAGCCATAAACTTTAGTATTATTCAATCACTTAACTATAGAATCTTTTCAGAAGTTTTGAAATGTGGTATCTTACAGGAGTGTTTGTCAAAGCCAGCAAATTTGGATGGCATTAGAAAAGAACAGTGGTTACGATTTTCTCATCAGTCAATTTGCAATTTTTGGTGTGTTATACATTCAGTAATTCCTCATCTTTCAGATGATGAGATGACTTTCATAATGTTGCCACTTATTGAAGAAACTGAGAAAGTGTTTAATGATGGACCAAAGATTGTGGTACCATATGcaattagttgcctaaaacagATAATCCCAAAATTGGGCAAACATAATTTATCTATGATGTCTGCATTACTTGAAGTTGCATGGAAATCTTGTTTAGAGCTTCGTGGAAATGAAGCCTTTCGTCCTTCGCTTAgttctttaattgaaataatttttcaaccaGATATGATACAAGAAGCATTCTTCCCTTCTTTAGATATGTACTTTAAACGTTTTAAGGAGCTTTCTGAGAGTACTTCAGGTATTTTctatacatttataaaacaattctgCTCTGCAATTCCACTCCGCAAATTATTAGAGTCAGGATTTAATTGCATACACATTTTTGTATTTGCTCTAACCTTTGGTCCCATTCACCAAAAAGCTCATAAAATTATGGAAGAGACCTTAATTTATCTTTTGGAACAAGATCCACATCTTAGCAGAAGCCTAACTCTTGTTGATAGCAACAAACCATCCTGCTTTGTCAGAATAACAATTCTGGAATAtcttttagagaatttaaaagaagaaactaaAGAATCagaagattttgtatttttattaattcaagagCTGATGATGGCAGATAGTGAGGATGAGAGCAAACCAACTTCTCATTTTGCAAATTCTCTTAGCCATAGAATAAGAAATCGGGCATGGCAATCAATTTTacttattcaacattttattaaaaataaagttttgaatgaaCAGCTTTTGCTGAAAACATTAACTGCTCTAGGAGCTGAAAGCCAACAACCTTCGATTCGTTACTTACAAGAATGGGTTACATTCAATGTCCTTCATGTTGAACAGagcttcattaataaatttattttgataatcgaTGATTCACTAGACAAACGACCCAGTTACATCATCTCAGTTGTTTCCATCacaaatcttttaattttgcatcaaataatcaatgaaaaaaataatattgcaaaatgttttaaacttttaactattttatgtatgGCTCAGAATTTTACAGTAAGACTTTATGCACAAGTGacattaactaatttatttgaattgtgtCAGCAAatggatatttcaaattttattaaccaATATGAATTTGTATCACAAATGATTGATATGCAAACTACCATGGTGGAAGGACATGGTAATTTTTTCAAGAACATTAAGAAGCTTTCCTCTGATTTTTACTTTTCTGCTTTTAACCCCATCAACCATTTTAGCTTAGAGACAGTACTGTATGATTTACCTCGTCTCTCTACTCTTAGTCCTGATGAATGGATTAGACCAGACtggtttaataaaaattgctttcatgtATTAACTTATAATTTAGATGATAGCTTAAAGAAAAGCTTACCCACATCATGGACATCTAAGATGTTAAATGATAATCTTGTTACTGAAAGCAATTCATTAGATTACAACTTCCAGAAAAAAATCATGCCAGTGAaagatataattgaaagtagCGACGATGTGGTTCttataaatttagagcaaaagCAAATTCAAAAAGATGGTTTAATTGTTGTTGCTTCTCTGATAGATAGAGTTCCCAATTTAGGTGGATTGTGTCGAACATGTGAAGTGTTTGGTGTGAAGGAATTTGTTATAGGTTCTCTTCGATATATTGAAGACAAGCAGTTTCAGAATTTAGCTGTTTCGGCAGATAAGTGGGTTTCCATTAAAGAAGTTAAAACTTATATGCTCAAAGAATATTTAATGTCAATGAAAGAAGAAGGATATACACTTGTAGGAGCAGAGCAAACAGAAGATAGTTGTAATTTGAAGGAATATCAATTCccaaagaaatcaattttattactaGGTCATGAGAAAGAAGGTTTGCCTGTTGAGTTGATCCAGCTGTTGGATACTTGTGTGGAAATACCTCAACAAGGTGTTGTACGATCTCTTAATGTTCATGTCAGTGGAGCTATATTAATCTGGGAATATGCACGCCAGCATAgcaatttatcttaatttatgtaatttataggATTTTCGTGAAATGTAAagttactaaataatttaatcttcactaacatataaaatttttttaacttcgttGGGACGATTGTTCCCAAAAAGAAGTGCTTCCTGTGGACAAGATCTGCTAAGTGCCAACTATATGTACAAGCTTGAGCTCCTTCTCCTGCTAAGCTTAATGTCCATTAGCAAAAAAATTCGTTGAAATGTGTATAAATTagataaaactgatatttttttaaatatatagtaataggtatttcattaaatctattgtattttattatcattgaaaGTATCTAAATTAATTCTAGATAATTGATATAGATCCTTGCTGGAATACTTGCCGCCAATGAAATGACATTCTGCCGCCAATGAAAATAATCACATCAAAAtatgcacccccccccctcccaataTAAAGATTTGACCTGGGAGAGAGAAATTATAATGTACAAGACCAATTCTTTGAAAGAAACATGGATAATATTGTCATCTAATGGAAAACATTTCTCTATAAAAAACCAAACACCTACACATAAGTGATTCTGCAAATAAAATCCTGCCGCAATGTAAGTATGCAACATACAGCTTTGAAGAGAATTCGTGataatatacatacatatcaTTCATCCTGACGgggtaaaagaattttaaaataagaaaaaattattgtgcaGAATAACTGAGGATATAATGACTAAGTTTTAGTAAATAagatattatctgaaaataataaagtacttTTTATATCAATGTCTAAAAAgttattctgtgaaaaaaaataattttccttaaaaaaatcgatttgtcCAACGTATTAGCTTTAATAgtcatttaaaatagttatattcatatgaatcaaaatatatatgcataacaaatattcaattttaaaaattaaaaaaatatatatattctgaaatctttggaattcataaaaaaatccaaGTGTAATGAACAGGGTGGAtctgttgaaatatatatatgtctttTAAGATCAAGAGAAAGAAACAACTTTTAATCATACGGCACtcaatgtgtttatttttatattgtacatAATGAAATGAGACTGTACACaatctaaataaaattccttttacacttaaatgcatcttaaaaatagctaaaaacaGTTACAATAAAGCTCAGTTCATTGTTATCTAGAGGACTAAAAATTGGCTATTAATTAGTAccctggatttttttaaaatttaaaatatcaaattttacacaACATTCTTAACATCAAAGTATGAATCATAACAATTGAGTTTTCACAATCATTTAAAtcatcatttcatatttatatgtaaaaacatgaaatatcagTAATTTCAAACTGtacattctataaaaaat comes from Argiope bruennichi chromosome 2, qqArgBrue1.1, whole genome shotgun sequence and encodes:
- the LOC129990009 gene encoding probable methyltransferase TARBP1 isoform X3, whose translation is MALISRMLKHETKFIIKWALSTVLTFDFKKHVLHEDSLKMLIKILFETLNDQSLYSRNSEQDNYSLFLSSEKISKFLKNYISGLKFPSEKVTFFRYLLNIIASQSWCIVALLHITVALSTLESTPSWSKSDISLIRNIVVNCQRSHEPAFRASLEYFMMECCTLFMDWNSLHIENLVELLSVFKSSAVSRHSKPWNNFAARIHELIFNESSGAITQDTATEYCTKNITKILEVNINEAPDADVEEVELEKMARMLMLFADASVISVESTQDKLHWNSILNPVISIIQFASNRPYMHSKKFLSSVKLITLLIKESHGCDKIELDPHTTNIIGSLNQSPEIIEFLYQRLFMNIYNNSCISQSYILFEFFDTIIAESRLNGLFLSIIPQMMKKVEDILEDKTQRRNLLFSLWKILVSLVNSGLAINFSIIQSLNYRIFSEVLKCGILQECLSKPANLDGIRKEQWLRFSHQSICNFWCVIHSVIPHLSDDEMTFIMLPLIEETEKVFNDGPKIVVPYAISCLKQIIPKLGKHNLSMMSALLEVAWKSCLELRGNEAFRPSLSSLIEIIFQPDMIQEAFFPSLDMYFKRFKELSESTSGIFYTFIKQFCSAIPLRKLLESGFNCIHIFVFALTFGPIHQKAHKIMEETLIYLLEQDPHLSRSLTLVDSNKPSCFVRITILEYLLENLKEETKESEDFVFLLIQELMMADSEDESKPTSHFANSLSHRIRNRAWQSILLIQHFIKNKVLNEQLLLKTLTALGAESQQPSIRYLQEWVTFNVLHVEQSFINKFILIIDDSLDKRPSYIISVVSITNLLILHQIINEKNNIAKCFKLLTILCMAQNFTVRLYAQVTLTNLFELCQQMDISNFINQYEFVSQMIDMQTTMVEGHGNFFKNIKKLSSDFYFSAFNPINHFSLETVLYDLPRLSTLSPDEWIRPDWFNKNCFHVLTYNLDDSLKKSLPTSWTSKMLNDNLVTESNSLDYNFQKKIMPVKDIIESSDDVVLINLEQKQIQKDGLIVVASLIDRVPNLGGLCRTCEVFGVKEFVIGSLRYIEDKQFQNLAVSADKWVSIKEVKTYMLKEYLMSMKEEGYTLVGAEQTEDSCNLKEYQFPKKSILLLGHEKEGLPVELIQLLDTCVEIPQQGVVRSLNVHVSGAILIWEYARQHSNLS